In the Staphylococcus sp. IVB6240 genome, one interval contains:
- a CDS encoding HTH domain-containing protein — MDRAFRILTIYHRLLQNKKVNKKSLALMLNTSTRTIQRDIDDIRNFLYESEHWLDTQYEVKYDYDLESYTINHDKNENLYYMYDILTKLYVTMPTISYPFYRYLKELINKHHSNHQNELYQYLDKFIVDSDIPSVSNLAITTQAINTKNYLLKDNENILPITLNYNNYGFYLTYLMEGNLLRTNVGHLNIQTSNKSFKEEDITDDERTQVTLEMTKDIWKDIHLYYENYIIEKYFKNLIVVTIEDMLPYEAIQLCFNYRSQVRIISPLDLREIVIDELLLLQSTYLKQQIQI, encoded by the coding sequence TTGGATCGTGCTTTTCGTATACTCACGATTTACCATCGTTTGTTACAAAATAAAAAAGTGAATAAGAAGTCATTAGCCTTAATGTTAAACACGAGTACACGAACGATTCAAAGAGATATCGATGATATAAGAAATTTCTTGTATGAATCAGAACACTGGCTGGATACTCAATATGAAGTGAAGTATGATTACGATCTTGAAAGTTACACGATAAATCATGATAAAAATGAAAATCTGTATTATATGTATGATATTTTGACAAAATTATACGTCACCATGCCCACTATTAGCTATCCATTCTACCGATATTTAAAGGAGCTCATCAATAAACACCATTCAAACCATCAAAATGAATTATATCAGTATCTTGATAAATTTATAGTTGATAGCGATATACCTTCGGTAAGTAATCTAGCTATAACTACACAGGCAATTAATACAAAAAATTATTTATTGAAAGATAACGAAAACATACTCCCTATTACATTAAACTATAACAACTATGGCTTTTATTTAACCTACTTGATGGAAGGAAATTTACTAAGAACAAATGTTGGTCATTTAAACATTCAAACCTCAAATAAATCCTTTAAAGAAGAAGATATTACTGATGATGAACGTACGCAAGTTACGTTAGAAATGACTAAAGACATTTGGAAAGATATTCATTTATATTATGAAAACTATATTATTGAGAAGTACTTCAAAAATTTAATAGTAGTTACAATTGAAGATATGTTGCCTTATGAAGCGATCCAACTTTGTTTTAATTATCGGTCTCAAGTTCGTATTATATCTCCACTAGATTTAAGAGAAATAGTGATTGATGAACTGCTACTTCTTCAGTCAACATATTTAAAACAGCAAATTCAAATTTAA
- a CDS encoding EcsC family protein: protein MEQKNDENKALQVIEQAVKLPFVKVKRKEFLLKAFSDYNIDMNELIENGPVKLVSKKDLDKVANRAINDALIKSTSTSFMTGLPGGIALAATIPADMVQFYGFALKLAQELSYIYGLEDLFNDSGELSEESKNMLIIYLGVMLGVTAAGSTVRLLSKQASTQALKSIPGKALTKTVYYPILKKVLKTFGIKLTKDTFAKGISKAIPVVGGVVSGGMNYASLKPMGKKLKNELSNSINYSSKEKAKDVKIIEAEGVVID, encoded by the coding sequence TTGGAACAAAAAAATGATGAAAACAAAGCCTTACAAGTTATCGAACAAGCAGTAAAATTACCATTTGTTAAAGTAAAACGAAAGGAATTTTTGCTAAAAGCGTTTTCGGATTACAACATTGATATGAATGAATTAATTGAAAACGGGCCAGTAAAACTTGTATCAAAAAAAGATTTGGATAAAGTAGCCAATAGAGCTATCAACGATGCATTAATTAAATCTACAAGCACCTCATTTATGACTGGCTTACCTGGAGGCATTGCTTTAGCTGCAACTATCCCCGCAGATATGGTACAGTTTTATGGTTTTGCATTAAAACTAGCTCAAGAACTTTCTTATATCTATGGACTTGAGGACTTGTTTAACGATAGTGGTGAGCTTAGTGAGGAATCTAAAAATATGTTGATTATCTATTTAGGAGTAATGCTAGGTGTGACTGCTGCTGGTTCTACTGTTCGATTATTATCGAAGCAAGCTTCTACACAAGCTCTCAAATCTATTCCTGGAAAAGCATTGACTAAGACTGTATACTATCCGATTTTAAAAAAGGTTCTAAAGACATTTGGCATTAAACTGACAAAAGATACCTTTGCCAAAGGTATTTCTAAAGCTATACCTGTTGTGGGCGGTGTTGTATCTGGAGGCATGAATTATGCTTCTCTTAAACCGATGGGTAAAAAATTAAAAAATGAACTAAGTAATTCAATCAACTACTCTTCAAAGGAAAAAGCTAAGGATGTTAAAATTATTGAAGCTGAAGGCGTTGTAATAGATTAA
- a CDS encoding type I restriction endonuclease subunit R, whose product MSFQFSEDDLEQVSLKWFEGLGYSVKNGRDSGENGIMNERESDKDVVLDDRLEAALRRINPELNNSAIEQAIREISIEKSPSLLENNRSFHEMVTNGIEVEHYNNDGETINDLVYVFDFDNPGNNDFLAVNQLTVVNGDYKKRPDIVLFINGLPVVVIELKNSTNESVGIEDGYHQLETYKMRIPQLFNHNAVLVTSDGVNTKAGSLTADYDRFMTWRTKDGKTEDSSTFRSLDILIHGMLNKEVLLDLIRHFVLFQDDGKGHIVKILAAYHQYYAVNKAVDRAMEATSERGDGKGGVIWHTQGSGKSLTMVFFSGKLIQKLNNPTLVVVTDRNDLDNQLYGTFVKSKGRSGKGLLRQTPKQAESRKELKELLSVESGGIVFTTMQKFEPDEGQVTMDALTERKNVVVMADEAHRTQYGFKATYDEKGEGIKYGYAKYLRDALPNASFVGFTGTPVSSTDKNTQMVFGNYIDVYDMTQSVEDGSTVKIYYESRIIPLNLPTDLDIDEAYDVITSDQEEDTKSRLKSKWSRIEALSGAEQRVHALATDIINHFETRQKAMKGKGMIVTMSRRIAVDLYDEIVRLKPEWHSDDDDKGVIKVVMTGSSSDPQNFQKHIGPKKRRNLLENRMKDVNDELQLVIVRDMWLTGFDVPSMHTMYIDKPMKGHNLMQAIARVNRVFKDKPGGLIVDYVGIAESLKEALKEYTDSDREQTGIDTDKALEVMLMKYDIIQDMLYNHDYSDFESEDQLNRYNAISNTMDYIIGLGEKERERFVTTVTELSKAFALCATEEAARELNSEIAFLKAVKSGLVKLLAPPSEGSKRKKTPAEIEAEINQLISKSVVTEEVVDIYQTLGIENPDISILSDDFLKDVEGLQQKNVAVELLNKLLKGQVKSLMKTNATVSKRFSEMLSKSIQKYNNRSIEASKVIEELIQMAKEINQEKQRGKDLGLSTEEIAFYDALASHETAKEAMGDKELRAIAHELTKTVKNNMSVDWSKRESAKAKMRVQVRRLLKKYGYPPDLQKMAVEQVVEQAELMASQQ is encoded by the coding sequence ATGAGCTTTCAATTTAGTGAAGATGATTTAGAACAGGTGTCATTGAAGTGGTTTGAGGGTCTTGGTTATTCTGTTAAGAATGGTCGAGATAGTGGTGAAAATGGGATTATGAATGAACGGGAGAGCGACAAAGATGTTGTGCTTGATGATCGTTTGGAAGCAGCTTTAAGACGTATTAATCCTGAACTCAATAATAGTGCTATTGAACAGGCTATACGTGAAATTTCTATTGAGAAGTCTCCTAGTTTATTAGAGAATAACCGTTCTTTCCATGAAATGGTTACAAATGGTATTGAGGTTGAACACTATAATAATGACGGTGAGACGATTAATGATTTGGTATATGTATTCGACTTTGATAACCCAGGAAATAATGATTTTTTAGCGGTTAATCAGTTAACTGTTGTAAACGGAGATTATAAAAAGCGACCTGATATTGTGTTATTCATAAATGGATTACCAGTAGTGGTCATTGAACTGAAAAATTCTACAAATGAATCTGTTGGTATTGAAGACGGGTATCATCAGTTAGAAACTTATAAAATGAGAATTCCACAATTATTTAATCATAATGCAGTATTAGTGACGAGTGATGGTGTTAATACAAAAGCTGGTTCTTTAACTGCTGATTATGATCGTTTTATGACTTGGCGTACTAAAGATGGAAAAACTGAAGATTCATCAACGTTTCGCAGTTTAGATATATTGATTCACGGTATGCTAAATAAGGAAGTACTATTAGATTTAATTCGTCATTTTGTTTTGTTCCAAGATGACGGTAAAGGACATATAGTTAAAATATTAGCTGCATACCATCAATACTATGCAGTGAATAAAGCTGTTGATCGTGCTATGGAAGCAACATCTGAACGTGGAGACGGCAAGGGTGGCGTTATTTGGCACACACAAGGTTCTGGTAAGAGTTTGACAATGGTCTTCTTCTCAGGAAAGTTAATTCAAAAATTAAATAATCCAACATTAGTGGTCGTAACAGACCGTAATGACTTAGACAATCAATTGTATGGTACTTTTGTTAAGTCCAAAGGACGCTCAGGTAAAGGATTACTAAGACAGACACCTAAACAAGCTGAATCAAGAAAAGAATTGAAAGAACTATTATCTGTAGAATCAGGTGGTATCGTATTTACAACTATGCAGAAATTCGAACCTGACGAAGGTCAAGTGACAATGGATGCATTAACAGAACGTAAAAATGTAGTAGTAATGGCAGACGAAGCACACCGCACACAATATGGCTTCAAAGCAACTTACGATGAAAAAGGTGAAGGTATTAAATATGGATATGCAAAATATTTAAGAGATGCTCTACCTAACGCTTCGTTCGTTGGTTTTACTGGAACACCTGTATCTTCGACAGATAAAAATACGCAAATGGTATTTGGAAATTATATTGATGTATATGATATGACACAATCTGTAGAAGACGGTAGTACGGTTAAAATATACTATGAAAGTCGTATTATTCCATTAAATTTACCAACCGATTTAGATATTGATGAAGCATATGATGTCATTACTTCTGACCAAGAAGAAGATACTAAATCTCGATTGAAATCTAAGTGGTCACGTATAGAAGCTCTATCTGGTGCAGAACAACGTGTACATGCTTTAGCAACTGACATTATTAATCACTTTGAAACAAGGCAGAAGGCAATGAAAGGTAAAGGTATGATTGTCACAATGAGTCGTCGTATTGCAGTCGATTTATATGATGAAATTGTAAGGCTAAAACCAGAATGGCATTCAGACGATGATGACAAAGGTGTTATCAAAGTGGTTATGACAGGTTCATCAAGCGATCCTCAAAACTTCCAAAAACATATAGGTCCGAAAAAGAGAAGAAACCTTCTAGAGAATCGCATGAAAGATGTTAATGATGAATTGCAACTCGTAATTGTGCGAGACATGTGGTTAACAGGATTTGATGTGCCTTCAATGCATACAATGTACATAGATAAACCGATGAAAGGCCACAATTTAATGCAAGCTATTGCACGTGTTAATAGAGTATTTAAAGATAAACCGGGCGGCTTAATTGTTGACTATGTAGGTATTGCTGAAAGTCTGAAGGAAGCATTAAAAGAGTATACAGACTCTGATAGAGAACAAACAGGTATAGACACAGATAAAGCGCTTGAAGTTATGCTAATGAAATACGATATCATTCAAGATATGCTATATAATCATGACTATTCTGATTTTGAGTCAGAAGATCAATTAAATCGCTATAATGCTATCTCAAATACGATGGATTATATCATTGGATTAGGTGAGAAAGAACGAGAGCGATTTGTGACAACAGTGACAGAGCTTTCTAAGGCATTTGCATTATGTGCAACAGAGGAAGCTGCTCGAGAACTGAATAGTGAAATTGCGTTTTTAAAAGCCGTTAAATCCGGACTTGTTAAATTATTAGCTCCACCTAGTGAAGGAAGCAAGCGTAAAAAGACACCTGCTGAAATAGAAGCAGAAATCAATCAATTGATTTCAAAGTCAGTTGTAACTGAAGAAGTTGTAGATATTTATCAAACACTCGGAATTGAAAATCCAGATATCTCAATCTTGTCAGATGATTTCTTAAAAGATGTAGAAGGATTACAACAAAAAAATGTTGCAGTTGAGTTGTTAAACAAATTACTTAAAGGACAAGTTAAGTCATTAATGAAAACAAATGCTACAGTATCTAAAAGATTTTCTGAGATGCTAAGTAAATCAATACAAAAATACAACAATCGTTCTATAGAAGCTTCAAAAGTCATAGAAGAATTGATTCAAATGGCGAAAGAAATAAATCAAGAAAAACAACGAGGAAAAGACTTAGGTCTGAGCACGGAGGAAATTGCTTTTTATGATGCATTAGCCTCTCATGAAACTGCAAAAGAAGCAATGGGGGATAAAGAATTACGAGCTATTGCACATGAATTAACAAAAACGGTCAAGAATAATATGAGTGTAGACTGGTCAAAACGTGAGAGCGCAAAGGCTAAAATGAGAGTCCAAGTAAGACGACTATTAAAGAAATATGGTTACCCACCTGATCTTCAAAAAATGGCTGTAGAACAAGTTGTAGAACAAGCAGAACTAATGGCCAGCCAACAATAA